The Lewinella sp. 4G2 nucleotide sequence TTCGCCCAAGCCCTTTGCCCTAACCAGGCGCTTTTTAGTTTAACCGTTATATCCACCACAACATGGCACAAGTAGAGCTCATCATGCCCAAAATGGGTGAATCCATCATCGAGGCCACCATCCTCAATTGGGTGAAAGAGGTAGGCGACGAGGTGGAGGTCGATGAAACCATCCTCGAAATTGCCACAGACAAGGTGGACAGCGAGGTCCCCTCTCCAGTCGACGGGAAGATTGCCAAAATCCTCTTCAAAGTGGACGACGTAGTGGCCGTTGGTGACGTTATCGCCCTCATTGAAACGGACGCCGCAGCGACGGTCGCTTCCAGCCCGGCCACCGGGCAGACGGTTTCCGATACCGGTGACCACGCGCCCCCATCCGCGCCCTCCCCCACCTCCCCGGCACCCGCGGCAGCGCCCAGTGCTTCCTTATCTCAGCCCGCCCAAAAACAGGAGGCGCTGCCGCAGGTGCCCAGCAATGAGCAAGTAGGCAAGACCGGATCCGGGCGTTTTTACAGCCCCTTAGTCCGGACGATGGCCGCCAAGGAAAATATCGGCCAGGCGGAACTGGACAGCATCCCCGGAACGGGCGCCAAGGGACGGGTGAACAAGGCCGACATGATTGCCTACCTGAAACGCCGCGACAATTCCTTCGTCAACGGAACCGGCGCCCAACAATTCGCGGGCACCCTCGGGAAGACGGCTACCAAAGCGCCGGTAGCTACCCCCGCCACGAGCGTAAGTGGCGCGGACGAAGTGATCGCCATGGGCCGGATGCGCAAACTCATCGCCGACCACATGGTGATGAGCAAGGCGACCAGCCCCCACGTAACCAGTTTCATCGAGGTGGACGTGACGGACATCGTGAACTGGCGCAACCGCGTGAAAAACGGATTCCAGCAAAAACACGGGCAGAAGATCACCTTTACGCCGATTTTCATTGAGGCCGTAGCGAAAGCCATTAAGGACTTCCCCCTTATCAACGTAAGCGTGGATGGGGACAACATCATCAAGAAGGCCAACATCAACATCGGGATGGCCGCCGCGCTTCCGACGGGCAACCTCATCGTACCAGTCATCAAAAATGCCGACCAACTCAACCTGCTCGGCGTGGCGAAGGCCGTTAACGATCTGGCCGGCCGCGCACGGGAGAACAAGCTCAAACCCGACGAAATCCAGGGCGGCACCTTTACGCTGACGAACGTAGGCACCTTCGGCAACGTAATGGGCACCCCGATCATCAACCAGCCACAAGTCGCTATTCTTGCAGTAGGTGCCATCCGTAAGAAGCCCGCCGTAATCGAAACGGAATACGGCGATGTGATTGCCGTGCGCCAAATGATGTTCATGTCCCTCAGCTACGACCACCGCGTGGTGGATGGGTTCCTGGGTGGCAGCTTCCTCCGCCGCGTTGGGGACTACCTCGAAGCTTTCGACGTGAACCGTTCGGACGTTTAGGGCCATTCCTTGATTAGTAAACTGATAGCCTACGGCGTTTATCTTTGCTCCCATGGCCATCAGACTCCTATTGCTCGTACTCTTCCTTCCCGCCCTCGCTCTGGGCCAGGAAAAGGGAACGATGAGTCGCGCCAGAGCTGAGTACACTTCGGGTGACTACCCAGCTACGATCCGTACGCTCCGCAACAGTAAAAGGCTGACGCGAAATGACCCCGAAGCCCGGCTCCTACTCGCCGTAAGTCTTTTCCATACTAATGACCTCCCCGCCGCCAAGGCAGAACTGGACGAACTGGTCAGCAACCGAGGGGATGCCTTTCCGGTAGCCCGCTTTTATCTGGGCCGGGTCTACCACGCCCAGAATCTCTTCCCCGAAGCCGCGGAAGCCTACAAAGAATACGCTCGCACTCTCGATCAGGAAGGGGAAGCCTGGCTGGCCGTAACGGCCCTCCTGCGGAATGTCGCGAACGGGATTCGAATGGCGAGTGGCGGAGAATCCGTTTTAGTCGACAACCTGGGACCCAAGGTCAACACACCTAATGATGAGTTCGGGGCAATTCCCAGCCAGTCCGGTTCCGGCCGGGTATACTTTACCGCCTTGCAACCCGGGATTCGGGGGACGGCGGGCCATACGGATATCCTCGTTACGGAAGCTTTCGGTACGGCCTGGGCACCCCGCGAAGCCTTCAACCCGCTGCTCAACACCCTATCAAACGAAACGGTGGTGGACATCAGCCCTTCCGGCAATCGAATCTATTACTTCCGGGGAGCCAGTGAACGGGAAGGGGAATACCTAGTTGACACTTTCCGGGCTGATGCGCCGACGGAACTCATCACCATTGCACCCGAAGTAAACCTTTCTATTCGAACCCTTGACGTGACGCCCTTCTACGCTGCGGATGATGCCGTTTACTTCGCCAGCGACCGGCCAGACGGTTACGGTGGGCTCGATCTCTACCGCAAAGCGAGACTACCCGAGGGTGGCTACGGCCCCGCCGAAAACCTGGGCCCCACCGTAAATAGCCCGTACGATGAGATTAGCCCCTTCGTGGCCAACGATGGCCGGACGATCTACTTCAGTACTAACGACCCGGACTTTAGTATTGGGGGTTTTGACATCGTCCGCACCTTTCGCGTAAAGGGTGCGGAGGGGCAGTACACTTTACCGGTCAACGTCGGCCTCCCCATCAACTCGGCTGGCGACGATACGCACTTTCGATTGGCCCCGGATTCGTTTACTGCTTTCCTCACGAGTAACCGCAAGGACGGCTACGGAAAGCGCGATCTCTACGTCGCCTACTACCCCACCGCCAGACTGGAAATGCAATGAAGAAGGATTTCAACCGCCTCGTCAAAGAACTCGACGAGGATGAATTACGCGATGAGCTACGAATGCTCTACGACCGCTTTCCCATCCTGAAAGAGTACTACAAAATGGAGCTCGGCGCTTCTACCCAGCCCGTACTCGATAAGTACAAAAAGGATTTACGCCGGACCTTTTTTGCCGCGCGCCGCCGCGTCAGCCGCCGGGCCCGCAGCGAATCTAAAAAGGTCATAAAGGCCTTTGCGGCCATCTCCATTCACGATCGGGATTTGTTAGAACTCATCTTCTACCGCGCTGAGTTGATGGCCGAAGCGATCGCCCACTACGGCATCACTAACGAATCGTTTATCGTAGCCGCCGTCAAAGCCTATGAAGAAGGGCTACAGTTCGCCGAACGGGAAGTCTTTCTGGACACCCACCGGGAACAGATCGAAGCCCTGGCCCGGTACTTTGAAGAAAACGTGCACTACGGTTCCTACTCATTGTGGCCCAGTTTCCGTAAGTACTACGAAGACTGACGCGTCAACGAATTTGAGGCTCAACTATGCGGTATCAATTGCCTACCAGGAAGAGCACCATTGCTTCATCTTTCAATCAATTCAGCAACACCGGCTCTCCGTATCCCAGCTTCCGCATCCGTGGCAACTGCGTAGC carries:
- a CDS encoding dihydrolipoamide acetyltransferase family protein, translating into MAQVELIMPKMGESIIEATILNWVKEVGDEVEVDETILEIATDKVDSEVPSPVDGKIAKILFKVDDVVAVGDVIALIETDAAATVASSPATGQTVSDTGDHAPPSAPSPTSPAPAAAPSASLSQPAQKQEALPQVPSNEQVGKTGSGRFYSPLVRTMAAKENIGQAELDSIPGTGAKGRVNKADMIAYLKRRDNSFVNGTGAQQFAGTLGKTATKAPVATPATSVSGADEVIAMGRMRKLIADHMVMSKATSPHVTSFIEVDVTDIVNWRNRVKNGFQQKHGQKITFTPIFIEAVAKAIKDFPLINVSVDGDNIIKKANINIGMAAALPTGNLIVPVIKNADQLNLLGVAKAVNDLAGRARENKLKPDEIQGGTFTLTNVGTFGNVMGTPIINQPQVAILAVGAIRKKPAVIETEYGDVIAVRQMMFMSLSYDHRVVDGFLGGSFLRRVGDYLEAFDVNRSDV
- a CDS encoding tetratricopeptide repeat protein, whose product is MAIRLLLLVLFLPALALGQEKGTMSRARAEYTSGDYPATIRTLRNSKRLTRNDPEARLLLAVSLFHTNDLPAAKAELDELVSNRGDAFPVARFYLGRVYHAQNLFPEAAEAYKEYARTLDQEGEAWLAVTALLRNVANGIRMASGGESVLVDNLGPKVNTPNDEFGAIPSQSGSGRVYFTALQPGIRGTAGHTDILVTEAFGTAWAPREAFNPLLNTLSNETVVDISPSGNRIYYFRGASEREGEYLVDTFRADAPTELITIAPEVNLSIRTLDVTPFYAADDAVYFASDRPDGYGGLDLYRKARLPEGGYGPAENLGPTVNSPYDEISPFVANDGRTIYFSTNDPDFSIGGFDIVRTFRVKGAEGQYTLPVNVGLPINSAGDDTHFRLAPDSFTAFLTSNRKDGYGKRDLYVAYYPTARLEMQ
- a CDS encoding DUF6155 family protein, which codes for MKKDFNRLVKELDEDELRDELRMLYDRFPILKEYYKMELGASTQPVLDKYKKDLRRTFFAARRRVSRRARSESKKVIKAFAAISIHDRDLLELIFYRAELMAEAIAHYGITNESFIVAAVKAYEEGLQFAEREVFLDTHREQIEALARYFEENVHYGSYSLWPSFRKYYED